One Drosophila subpulchrella strain 33 F10 #4 breed RU33 chromosome 2R, RU_Dsub_v1.1 Primary Assembly, whole genome shotgun sequence genomic window, TGTGTTCGAAACTCCGGACGACCCGGAGGTCGATACATCCGACTACTACGAGGAGGAGCCGGAGAACGAGGCCATCGAGCGGCTGCACATCTCGCCCAGCATCGCCCATAAACGCTTTAGCGGAGCAACTCTCGAGGGGAGTGTGGATTTCACGGATCGCATCGGACGCAGGGTATGTCGTGGGTACGATGCGCGTGGCTCCGGCGACTATGAGCTGGTGGGCCAGGGCGAGAAGGAAACGCCAGTGCAGAAGTGCCAGCGTCTGCAGATTGAGATGAACGAACTGCTGAACGAGGTGGCCGCCCTGCAGGTGGACCGCAAGGTCGCCGACGAGGAGAAGCAGTCGTACGACGCGGTGGCCACTGTCATTAGCACGGCCCGAAAAGTACTGGAGTCGCTGAAGCTGGAACAAGTGCTGGGCAAGGAGCAGGCGCCAGGCAGCAAGCAAGTGAAGGCGCTCATCAGTCAGGTGGAGGAGTTCAAGCAGTCGGGCGTACTCACGGCCATACCAACGCCCGGCACCGATCTGGCGGCCACGGCCCGCGTGGCCAGCTTGGAGCAGCGCCTGTCGCAACTGGAAAAGGTGGTGGGCGCCCAGCCGGACAAACTAAGTCGCCTAACTGCCGCAACCAACACCACCAATGTGCTGGAGGCCGTGCGTCATCTCAGCACCAAGGCGGCGCTGCTGCAGCCGGATAAACTGGACACCATAGAGCAGCGCTTGACATCGCTGGCCGGCAAGATGGACGCAATCGCCGAAAAGTCCAGCGGCAGTGCCCAGGACGCGAAGCGGGATCAAAAGATCACGGAACTGTACGACATCGCCAAGCGCACTGAGCCCGTGGTGGAAATACTGCCGCATGTCATTGAACGTATGCAAGCTCTCGAGGCACTCCATAAATATGGTAAACAATTTGTACTTGCTCCACTTATCGTTTGTTTAACTTGTAACCCTCCATCCTCTTTAGCGAACAATTTCGCCAAAATCATCGCTGAGATCGAACAAAAGCAGGGAACCATCACCACCAGCCTGGTGAACAATAAGGAACTGTTGCATTCCGTGCAGGAGACGTTCGCCCAGAATCTAGAGACCATCAACACCAAGGTGGCCAAGGTGGAGCAGCGCGTTGCAGCTATTTCATCcgctaaataaataaaaacaataataataattgcaCTGCAAGCGTATTACACATAGCTAATATTTATGAAAACTATAATAAAGCGATCTACATTCGattcttttttaaaaggtAATAACGGATTAAATAGAAAATCTTGATAGAACTCGAACCTAAAGTATATGTACTTGCAAAAAAGAGTATTAGGATacaactttcccaaaagtcttaatTGTTTTGCAAATTATAAGCCCCATAGTAAAAGAGAATATGATCAAAAACAACGAAGCTAGACTTTTGTTCATAATTTATCCCGAGCTTTCCTATGGGTGCTGTGTAATTTTGTGTTATTcataacttttaaaataatattgcgATTGGTATTGTCACAGTACAATTCTGACGGTTACCCTTACCGATTATATTTTCGCATATTGTTCAAAATTTATACTTACATCTTGTGTGCGTTGATCGCACTTCACCTTTATGGATCCCCGGCGTACTTACAAGAACACGCTTCTATTTGCCTAGCGTTAACCGCAGCTTATTCGAAACCCAAGATAAATTGGACCATTTTGTGTTATTcataacttttaaaataatattgcgATTGGTATTGTCACAGTACAATTCTGACGGTTACCCTTACCGATTATATTTTCGCATATTGTTCAAAATGTATACTTACATCTTGTGTGCGTTGATCGCACTTCACCTTTATGGATCCCCGGCGTACTTACAAGAACACGCTTCTATTTGCCTAGCGTTAACCGCAGCTTATTCGAAACCCAAGATAAATTGGACCATCTGGTCACGGGTATTGAAAGAACACGCCAAAATAGACGGAGTAAGGACCTATGTCGAAACTGAACTGGCAGTTATAGAAGAAACTCTAAGCACCATTAAGACTTTATTGGAGTAAAAGTATAGACCTTTGGAGAAATACATTCCGCCTAAATTTGAGCTGGTAGGCTCCAGGTACTTTTACTTTGAGCGGAATTTTAAAGAATATTGGCTTACGGCAGCCAAATCCTGTCGCCAGATGGAAGGACATCTTGTAGCCTTCAGGGACGTACATGAATTTATGGTGATTACGAAAAGGCTTTATAATAATACATTCCACTGGATTtcttaaaaatcaaaacaatataaattaaaaattatattacaattaaaaaatttcttttCTTTTGTGCAAGGacctaaaattattttaaaatctaattttcttttatttttaacttaaattaaaaaaattagtaacttaaaaaattgtttcagagattatataaaaaagaagTTAAGTCAATCGGATAACTACAGCTGGAGATAAAGCTTTTCAAACAGAGCATCTTATTGAAAATTGGCGTTATATTtgcaaaatttataaaattctataaaaaaaaaacacttctATCCAAttccatacaaaaatataaaattttactGTGTTAAGCTCCCACTGGAATGCTACAGAAtttctatttatttaacaaaacaATTTCTTTTTGGGATCGAATTCAACACTCCAGAGGATCagtttagaaaaaaaaactcaGAATTCAAATTGGCTTCCGTTATATTGATGGTATATTGGGACTAGccatttttagtatttttccgtgCCCAGTGGTTTATTGCGTGGCCCAGAGCGCGGTCACACCAcggttcttaaaaatattaaagtttcCAGTTAAATTTAAGCACCTAAAGTCTCGTTGCAGCGCAAACGAGTATAAATTCCACTCACAATTGTGTGTAAGTTGCGTAAATGGCCTAATTAAACGAAATTATAAGCCGACGGGGTGAACAGGGCCCCATTTGTAATGGGGAAGCCAATGAGAAAAAGTGATGACGGGGCTTACTCCAATTGGACGTGACACAATTTCGTTCTGATGTTGCAGCAGTTATAATATTTACATTAATCGTTTTAATTACATCTGCAGCACGAAGGGACTGTGCAAGATGAAAATCAAGGAACTGCAGAAGACGGTGAACATCGCCTGGTCGCcggcgcagcagcagcagattcTCCTGGCTGCCGGCACCGCTGCCCAGCAGTTCGACTCCAATGCGAATTCCACCTTGGAGTTGTATTCCCCTAACTTCAGCGACGCCACCTACGATCTGGAGCTAAAGGCCAGCGTGGCCAGCCAGTACAAGTGGGTTTGCAGGGGTTCCGCTTTCAAGAGCTCCTTACTGAAACTGCTTATTCTCCGGTAGGTTCCAAAAACTCATCTGGAGCCCCGTGGGATCACATCCCAGTGGCCTGATTGTGGGCGGCTGCGAGGCGGGGCAGATCAACATATACTCAGCCGACAAGCTGCTCGCCGGCAAAGAGGAGCCGCTCCTCAAGCGTCAGGATAAGCACACGGGCGCCGTCAGTGGACTGGACTTCAATCCGTTTCAGAACAACCTGCTGGCCTCGTGCGCCTCCGAGTCGGAAATCCTAATCTGGGACCTCAACAACCCGGAAACGAGCATGAGCCCCGGCACCAAGACACAACCGCTGGAGGACGTGAAGAACGTGGCCTGGAACCGGCAGGTGCAGCACATCCTGGCCTCCGTGTTCAGCACGCGCTGCGTGATCTGGGATCTGCGCAAGAGTCAGCAGATCATCAAGCTCTCCGACTCACAGTCGCGTGTTCGGTGGCACGCCATCGAGTGGCATCCGGAGGCGGCCACGCAGGTCTGGCTGGCCTCCGAGGACGACCAGGCGCCGGTTGTCCAGCTGTGGGATCTTCGATATGCCACGGCTCCAGCGAAAACGTACCAGATACACGAGCGTGGAGTGCTGGGGATGTCGTGGTGCCTGCAAGACAACGATCTGATGGTTTCGTGTGGCAAGGACAACCGAATCTATTGCTGGAACCCCAACACAAAGATTCCAGAGGGAGAAATCCTCTCTGAGGTAGCGACCACGGCCTCCTGGTATTCTGACGTGCAGTTCTGCCCACGGAATCCAGCTCTGATTGCCAGCGCCAGTTTGGAGGGAGCTGTTTCCATTTACTCCCTGCATGGAGGAACTCACCACCTTGTGCAGACCGCCAACAAGATTGCCGACTCGTTTCCGGGTATGGATCAGTTCGCCCAGGAGCCAATTCCACAGCAGGCAACTCAAGTGGTCTACCATGACCTGACACATGCACCCAAGTGGATGAAGCGACCCTGTGGCGTTGCCTTTGGGGTGAGttcatattatattttcttttaagcCTACTTAATGAACCATCTTTACACTATTTAGTTTGGTGGCAAGCTGGTCAGCTTTGATGGCACCTCGAAGACGGTTAAGGTTCAGCAGCTGACCACAGAGTCTGCTTTGGTGGATCGAGCCAATGCTTTGGAGCGCTCTCTTGTTGATGCCAACTACTCGGAATACTGCCGGCAGAGGGCCGACGAGACCGCTGATCAGCACGGTCGCTACGTCTGGTACTTCATCAAGGCGAACTTTGAGCTTAACCCCAAGGAGGAAATGCTCAATCTTTTAGGTACTTTAACTCAATGCCAAATCACTAAAAACACTAAAGTTTCCTCCATTTTTAAAGGCTACAACAAAGACGACACCGACAGCAAGTTCAGCAAGTTTATCAAGGAAACTGAGGGAAACTCGCAATCGGATGTGGATACGCTCACAACCCGCATCTCGACTCTTACCCATGTAAGTGCTACTTCGAGCATGTCTTATCAGTTCCTAAAAGCAGCATTGCGTACACTATCAATCTCCACGTATGTTCATCTTGCCCTGTATATTTATATCCGATAACAAACTTTATGCTATGCCATTGCTGCAGAGCGACTCTTCGGAGGTTGAGTGCGATCAGAGTACAAACTATAGCACCGATAATTCGGTAAGAGCTAAGATTGAAGACTCGCGATcgaaacaaaaattaaagcaGCTTTGTAAAGTTATTTAAAGGGTGTAGTCTAAcgtatgtatttattttccaCACTCAGCAGACGCAAGACAACAAGTTTGATGGAAATTCAATCGACCCACAAAATCACAACGACTTTGCCACACCTCCGAGGCCGCAGTTCAAGGTTCCCAGCGGAGATCGTGAGTAAAACTAATTGTTTTACATTTTCACTTACGTTGATTACTTTTTATCTATACCAGACATAGATATAAATGTTGTCCTGCCTGATAACAACAATGTTATCTCTTGCATTTAATTAATCGGTTTTCTGTACTTTGCAGACTCGGATAGCTTGATTGCAGAGGCCATACTAACAGGCAATGTGGAGGCTGCCGTGGAACTCTGCCTGGAGGCGCAACGCATTCCGGAAGCTTTGATCATCGCCTCAACGGCTGGCATTGAGACGCTGACCCGTACTCAATCCCGCTACCTGCTGCAGCAGAAGAACGAGCTATCGCATGTCATCTCCGCCTTGGTATCCCGTGACTGGCTAGACTTTGTTAACCGATGCACTGTGGACTCGTGGAGGGAGGCCCTGGTGGCCGCCTTGAAACACAGCGAGCGCAAGGTGGTGGACATCTGCGAGCGACTTGGTGACCGCCTTTTGAGTGAGTGCGCCTCTAGCGTCGAGTTTACGCGCAATGCCATGCTCTGCTACATTTGCGCCGGCAGCATCGACAAGCTGGTGACCGCCTGGTACCAGTTGAAACGTCTGGAGCAACAGAACCCCGGTTACAAGCCCAACACCACGGAGCTACAAGACCTGGCCGAGGTGGTGATGCTAATGTGCAAGTCCCTGGAGCAGCAGGGAATATCCGTGGATCTAGCAGGCCGCTTTGCCGGCTTTTTGACTGAGTACGGTGGTCTTCTGGCCTCCCAGGGGGCTCTGACTGCAGCCTTGCAGTACATTACCACCTTAGGTGGTGGAGCTGCCAACGAGAACGATATTCTGCAGAACCTGCGAGATCGCATCAACAACGCTGTCAATCTGGATTATTCCCAGCCACAGGCaccagttgctgctgctccagtTGGCTACCAGCAACAGCGAGGTCGGGGATCGTTCTCACAGCCGCAGCCTGCGGTTCCGTTGCCCTACGGCCAGCCGGCGAATCAGTTTACGCAGCCTGGCTGGAATGCGCATGCGCCTGTGCCTCCATTACAGACCGCCTATCCGGGAGCCCAGCAGGCTCAACCGCCGCCGCAGATCTTTAATCCGCAGCCAGTCAAGCCTGAGCCTTTGTCCCAACCACCGCGCCCACTCAGCAACGCCAGTTCCTCGGGTGGTCCTCCCCCGGCAGGAGGAGTAGCTTCCTCTAGCGGACCGGGACTTTCTGGGCGCTCAAAATACGTACTGGATCCATCTGTGGCAGCTCCTACCAGTTCCTATGGCATGCCCTACAACCCAGTACCTGCCCCAGTTCCATCGGCCGTTCCCTTCAGCGGCGGAGGAGTGACTGGGTCTGTACCCCAACCCGCGAGTGTGCCAACCTATAATAGCAACGCATTCAACACGAATCCAATTGCGTCTGCCCAACCCTATAATCCATCGCCATTTATGGGGACTCAACAGAATCAATTCCTGCCCGGTGTTAATCCAATTGAAACCTTGCCACCACAAGCGGCGCCACCGGTCATCCAGAATGTGCAACGCAATCCCACGCCTCCCCCGGGCTGGAACGATCCTCCTGCACTGAAGTCATCGCGTGTGGTATGTGATTGCTACGAGAATCTTAAAAAGTGGTATCTTAATTGTGTGTATTGTTCAGCCCAAGCCGAAGCCAGTGGTGGAACCAAGTGCTGCCATCTTCCATCCCCTATTTCCAGTCGATCCCAATCAAAATCAAAACGGCTATGTGGACCCCGCTCAATATCAGGTGAAACACAAGCTAGTTTTCTTTCAAATGTCTTTACTGAAGGGGTATTTCTTTCAGAATGCGCCACCGCCTGGAAGTGTGCCTAATTCATACTACAATCCGGCTGCCTTTAACAACAAtcctcagcagcagcagcaatcgTATCTCCAgcctcagcagcagcaactcaACTTGCAGCCGAACCAAGGAGGACCGCAGCAGCAGAACTGGCAGGGACAGCAACAGACCCTTGGCTACACCGAGCAGCCAGCTCCCATCCAGCAGCAGCGCCAACCGGAACCTCCCAAGGAGAAGCCTCCACTTCCCGAGGAGTATATCTACTTGCAGACGGTGCTGGAGGAGCTGAAGAACCGATGCCTGGGCGCAACGAATGATCCGGTAAGTAAAGGatcaaatgatttttaaagaCTAGACTTGCCTTACTCACTTAAATTTATATCGGTTTTTAGCGCACAAAACGCAAGTTTGTTGATGTTGTAAAGAGACTGGAAAATCTTTACGACTGCCTACGAGATGGCAAGGTAAGTACGATTGTTAGATCTAATTTTATTATCGCTAATGGTACATCTTTTTCTCCAGCTTACTCCCACAACGGTGCAATATCTGAATCAAATAATACAGTACATTCAAATATCAGACTACGCCAATGCTCTGGAAATCCACACCCGGATTGCCTTTGGCACGGACTTTGCGCAGTGTGCGGGCTTTATGCAGGGACTCAAGGTCCTCCTGCAATCCGCGTCCGAGCTGCATTTGGTTCTGCGCTAGAGCGTCGATTACCGCTCCGAGACAAGCTCACTAACGTATATACTTTTGTGTCTTCAAATATGGATGTCTATTGTGTTTTGTAAACGAAGTGTGGTTTCCTTTGTTAGAGTAGGCAGGGATTTTTGCAGATGAGTGTCAGCGTTATTCCGtgtattgaaatatatttccaCTTAAATCGCAAATAGACATATGCATAAATAACAAAACGAAAATGGGCTTTGCTTTCACAGCAGCTTCGGCTGGTTCCTGATGTTCTCCAGGTCCAGCTGCATACGCGGCGAAGAGGCAGACGCCACCATCGGAGATTGGGGGCGAGCGTGTTCCATTTGCTCCTCTGGCAGCAGGCGATATTTCTTGAGGTACTTGTACGAAGCATTTGAAATGTCGTTGGGACTCTGTGAGTGAGCGAGATTGTCGATCTGGCGCAGCGGTTCGGGATTAGGTGACTTCGGCGATGCGCCCAGGCGCATATCCTTCATCAGTTCGTCGACGGGTTGGCGCAAGTACTTCAAGGCCAGCTCGTTCATCACCAAGCTTTTCTCGGTGTTTGGCTTGGCCAGTTGGGGAATCCGTTTGCCCTGTGGCGTATTGGCCCGGTAGGCCGTAGATTGAGCCATTGGCGAATTGGGTCGAGGAGACTGGAATTGGGGGATCACGCGAGCTTGGTGCGAAGGCAGTGGTTCCTCCTCCTCGGCTATGTAATCCTGTATGATTGGAGATATTCGTCTGCCTGCTTAGGAGGATGATTTTATTGGGGTTTAAGGTAAATTTCAGATTTACCCACCATTGTTGGTAGTCAAAATATCACATTGGCTGGCAGTTGTCCTGCTGGCTACGGAAATGGCTTCGGGTTTCGTCCGCTGCTGTTGCTTCAGTAGCAACTCGCAGAGATTCCTCAGCTGCTGTTGTTCCTGCCGCATGGACTCCAAAAGGGACACCAGTGCCGCCAGATCACTCTTGTTGGCCAGGTTGCTGACATCTATGTCGGAGTAGACCACCGGGGGCAACGAGTTCCGCGGGGGCGATGGAATAAAGGTGTCGGTCTGTGTGCCAGCACAAATCGTCAGGACATCAGAGTTGGCTGAGCTTGACAAGCGGCGGGATTGATAGACCTGCTGCTTGGGCTCGGCACTATACGCCGCCGAGTTACTGGACATGTGATTGGCACTCAGTGGTGCATCGTTTGTGTAGTTGCGATCTCTGGGCATTATGATGTACTCCTTTGGGGAGCACGGGCTATTGTTATTGCTTGGCGCAGTTCTGGGTCCCAGTTCCGTGGCCAGGATGGGCGAGAAGTTGACCCGGGGCAGCATCTGCTTCTTCCAGGACGCGAAAGTGGGTGGAGCTCGAGGAGATGGCTCCAgttgcggctgctgctgctgctgcatctgCGTCTGTTGATCCTGTGGCGGCTGGCCAAACAATATGGACACCTCCGGCACAGTGGGCCGAACGATTTCGTTGTTGTGGCCCATGGGCACCGCTGCACTTGGTCTGGGCGCCGACCTGGGCAGCATATCCTCCGTTTCGGGCACAAACATTTGAAAAATGTACTTGTCTAGTCGCAGACTAAATTAAATTCGGGCGGGATAATCTGTCCAATTGGAGCTGGGCGTACTAGAGGTGGGACTAGAGCTGACGTAAAACGCAGAAACATCGATAGCTTGGCCAGTACACCCTGTGAGAACTGACCGTAGTCACCCTGTGTGGTTGACAGTCGGCCTCCAGCTCCTCGAATGATGAGTGAGGATGGTGACTGGCTGGAGCCACTGGCCTCCAGCTCCTCGAATGAGTTCGATTGCTGGAAGCCCACGTCGTCGAAACTTAGTTTCCGTCCTTTTTTTTCGGGTGTCTTAGGCTGGAATGCAATCAAATACAtatgtaaaattaaatatataagaaaagactctataaaatattctatatcccagagttaaagaaaatacgatcaaaatcaaagcacaattttttaaaaataattattttattaattctcagaccgtttctttgacagctatatgatgtagtcgtccggttttgatataatttaaatcgaaatccagaactaattaaaaattgtatttccaagcgtaggaggttatattatgctgatcaagaatatatatactttatggggtgcaaacttctgactgaaatcataataccctctgcaagggtatacaaatgtGGCCCTACCTCTTCTTCTTCCCTCCGTCTCTTGGGGACTCTTGGGCCAGAATTTGCATCTCCGGCTGGCTCGGACAATTCCTTCAGAGACTTCAAAACGTCCAAAATGGAGGTGTTGTGAAAGAGCGCGTCCGATCCCTTGATCTCGAGCACAACATCTTTGTTATGGTACTTAAAATCCATATTAGAAAAATATAACTTTGTTAGAACAACAGAACAAATTGTTTCCAACTCGCAAATTTTCAATTAGTTTTGCACActggttttattattttctatcGATATCGGGTTTTCAAGCTTATCATTGGCGACTCACCATCAACTGATTAGCTTGATTCGCAAAAGTCAATGGAAAAAACAAAGTATTTAAAAGAATTCATTATTTTTGAAGAATATAATAGAAATGCCATTGTTCACTTAATCTGCAAATTCAAAGTCGATTTCCGATAGGTACTTTAGCAAAATAAACAGTAGTTTTCCAACATCCTTCCCAACACTGGCATGGCTTTCTTTTTGCTTACAATTTTGCACCGGAACACTGTAGGGATCCTGGCACCTCTATCATACATTGATCCTGAAAAGAAAGGAAACAAAGATGCTCTTTTCCACACCACCTCGGAGGTAGAGGTGTAGGCGCGTTTTTTTTATAGTCGTATCCCCAAGAGGCCTAATCGACTTTGTAACACATTTACATTTAgagaaagtaaaataaaataaaaatgttagtttcatttcaaaaactgAAATACAATGAAATACATATTAAACTATATAATCTCCTACTACTTTACTATACTATATAAATCATTCATCCGTTTGCGTGCTCTGGTCTTTCCTAGTTGGTCCAGTTTCATCGTTAACTCCCTTTAATATGTCAACTCGAAATTCCAATGCCGCAAAGGACGCCCAGATCCTTGTGTAAAATTCCGCACCTTGGGACTCGAGTTGATTTCTCGTTATTTTAAGGTCCTCCAAAGCTGATTTAAGGCCAATCCTTCACCTCTGGCCTACTGACTCGAGGGTATTGTTTTTCAAATAGCGGGCCTGGAATAGAACATCTGGCCCTGGCGAGACGTTAAAAAATCtagaggtggctatctgaaGATTAAAAATTTCTGTTTTTAAAGTGTCTCTAAAATAAGATGGCGTGGTAGTCTCAttcaaatcaaaatattttttaaaaacgtCTTTGAAACTATTTTTGAAGAGTGGTTTTGTATACAAGTCTCCTAATAAGACTTCTGTAAATGAAACATTTGTAATTGCTTTTAAATGATTAGAATCCCAAAGTCTTGGGACTTGAGAATCTACCCTTTTAGCATTAATTGGATTGTTGTCAGAAATAACCGCCAGCAAGAGATGACTAACATTTTTATCTTTTAAAAagttaataattaaatttaacacaTTATTAATACGTTCGCCCGTATTTTGAAGGACAACTTCAATAAATACTATTTGAAAGAGAGACCCATCGAAGGTCTGCATGGCGTAGGTGGATGCCCTGTAATTTATTTCCGTCTCTGGAATCTGAGAAAATGGTTGATTCAAATCAAgagaataaaataatatacgagaagaacgctatagtcgagtgcctcgactatcagatacccattactcagctaaagggaccaaagggagatggagatatatatatatatatggttaTAACATATATGTGGGCGGAAGACATTATGGGCGTTATGggcgcttccttctgcctgttacatactttccgacgaatccaATATACCCTTTCCtccgagtaacgggtataactacaCTACTatcttaaaacaaataaatacttaCCTTCGGTAGCCATAGCTCGTCGACCAGGAGGCTTCGTCCAATCCCACCTGGCATTCAGGCACtgtaacattttcaaaaaatctattttttttttttttgctaaatcAATAGCTTAGACATCTAAGAACATGTATGTAAAgtttcaaacaaaaattcgAACTCTAAGTACTTGAACAGAGCGCCAGACGCTGACGTGCCGGCTGAGCATATTTACATATTTGGTAAACACGTGCTCTTGTTTTGTTGTCGAAATTTTTCATTGTCGtgttttttaaagttaaattcttgtgtttatttttgaataatggatagaaaaaataaaagacaCTGTGCTGGTGGGCAGACAAACAGAAGTGATAGAAAAAAACGAAGAGTTGGTCCAGAAAATAGATTTGTTGCAGAGAAAGTGACAGTGAATACTAGTACATCTGAGCAGAAGCTCAACTGTACATATTGCAGCAAACATAGCtactattatatttaataatggtCACACAGCACTTCTACGTGTGTTAGAATTCATGGGAGTCTGTATCGGAATGAATCTTTACGATTACTGTCAAAAGATTGACAAAGAACGCATCAATTACGCCAATCGTCATACCCTGGCAAACACGCGTGAAGGACGTTTGCATGCCCAGGAATTGCGCCAAAAACAAATGATGGATGCGGAAGAGCTGCTCTACGGTCCAGGGATTGCCGAGTAACAAAATAAACCACGTAAGACCTTTTAAACTACCTTTTTCAATTCGATTTGACCCTTTCAAAACTTTAAACGCGATTATCTCAAAACCATGTTTTTTGACCTGGTTGACAGCATAACTGAAAAAATTCTTATCCGATCGACCTgatccaaatggcattctaTTCGGGAAAAGTGTCGTTTCAGTTGGACGTAGCCGTTTTTTGAtatatgtaaattttttttttttataaacaattaaGTGCAAAATTTTAcgcgaaaaaaaaattttttttttcaaacagccgccattttttttctaatcaatatttttaaaatcccaTATGTCGAACGATAGCCAGTAATGTATATTTCAAGAATCTGTTTGGTTTTTTGATCTAGGTGGCGCCGTTTTGCTGATTTGCTGTCAACCAGGCAAGGGAAGTTTCAAAAAGACGCCATTTTGGATCAGCTACAGAAGAAAAACATGGccgccaaaaaaaaataaaaaaatttttttccgataatTCAAACATTGATTAACATATTTGTAAAGTTTAAAGTTAATCGGAACGTCCGTTTTTctgtaataaataaaataaaaaccatgTCAAAAATCGCAGTTTACAGTGTTGGGGCCCCTTCAGGCTTCCCAGTAGAGAGACGGATCCTTTGCTAATCTTTTCATTAGCCCAAGATAGTGTAGCCGCCGACACCTCTTCTATCCGGCGC contains:
- the LOC119549920 gene encoding uncharacterized protein LOC119549920 isoform X2; this translates as MFVPETEDMLPRSAPRPSAAVPMGHNNEIVRPTVPEVSILFGQPPQDQQTQMQQQQQPQLEPSPRAPPTFASWKKQMLPRVNFSPILATELGPRTAPSNNNSPCSPKEYIIMPRDRNYTNDAPLSANHMSSNSAAYSAEPKQQVYQSRRLSSSANSDVLTICAGTQTDTFIPSPPRNSLPPVVYSDIDVSNLANKSDLAALVSLLESMRQEQQQLRNLCELLLKQQQRTKPEAISVASRTTASQCDILTTNNGRRISPIIQDYIAEEEEPLPSHQARVIPQFQSPRPNSPMAQSTAYRANTPQGKRIPQLAKPNTEKSLVMNELALKYLRQPVDELMKDMRLGASPKSPNPEPLRQIDNLAHSQSPNDISNASYKYLKKYRLLPEEQMEHARPQSPMVASASSPRMQLDLENIRNQPKLL
- the LOC119549920 gene encoding uncharacterized protein LOC119549920 isoform X1, translated to MFVPETEDMLPRSAPRPSAAVPMGHNNEIVRPTVPEVSILFGQPPQDQQTQMQQQQQPQLEPSPRAPPTFASWKKQMLPRVNFSPILATELGPRTAPSNNNSPCSPKEYIIMPRDRNYTNDAPLSANHMSSNSAAYSAEPKQQVYQSRRLSSSANSDVLTICAGTQTDTFIPSPPRNSLPPVVYSDIDVSNLANKSDLAALVSLLESMRQEQQQLRNLCELLLKQQQRTKPEAISVASRTTASQCDILTTNNAGRRISPIIQDYIAEEEEPLPSHQARVIPQFQSPRPNSPMAQSTAYRANTPQGKRIPQLAKPNTEKSLVMNELALKYLRQPVDELMKDMRLGASPKSPNPEPLRQIDNLAHSQSPNDISNASYKYLKKYRLLPEEQMEHARPQSPMVASASSPRMQLDLENIRNQPKLL
- the LOC119549500 gene encoding uncharacterized protein LOC119549500 encodes the protein MDFKYHNKDVVLEIKGSDALFHNTSILDVLKSLKELSEPAGDANSGPRVPKRRREEEEPKTPEKKGRKLSFDDVGFQQSNSFEELEASGSSQSPSSLIIRGAGGRLSTTQGDYGQFSQGVLAKLSMFLRFTSALVPPLVRPAPIGQIIPPEFNLVCD